One window from the genome of Micromonospora aurantiaca ATCC 27029 encodes:
- a CDS encoding protein-tyrosine phosphatase family protein, with product MDATPWTDQAGLLTLPGGATVRGRRVAEPGSPADFALLLAPGPEPEWPVRRVRWPDFWIPADRADALDALREAWRRAYAGERVEVACHGGVGRTGTALAALAVLDGLPPARAVAWVRSHYHRRAVETPWQRWWLRGVR from the coding sequence ATGGACGCGACACCGTGGACCGACCAGGCCGGCCTGCTCACGCTGCCCGGGGGCGCCACCGTGCGCGGACGCCGGGTCGCCGAGCCCGGTTCGCCCGCCGACTTCGCCCTGCTGCTGGCGCCCGGTCCCGAGCCGGAATGGCCGGTCCGGCGGGTCCGCTGGCCCGACTTCTGGATCCCGGCCGACCGCGCCGACGCCCTCGACGCGCTGCGGGAGGCGTGGCGGCGCGCGTACGCGGGGGAGCGGGTCGAGGTGGCCTGTCACGGCGGCGTCGGGCGCACCGGCACCGCACTCGCCGCGCTCGCCGTGCTGGACGGGCTGCCGCCCGCGCGGGCAGTGGCCTGGGTCCGCTCCCACTACCACCGGCGCGCGGTGGAGACGCCGTGGCAGCGGTGGTGGCTGCGCGGCGTGCGCTGA